From one Callithrix jacchus isolate 240 chromosome 2, calJac240_pri, whole genome shotgun sequence genomic stretch:
- the PCDHB6 gene encoding protocadherin beta-6, which produces MKQTKAHNKKRQVTFFILLVLWGEVGSEAIQYSVLEETESGTFVANLTKDLGLRVGELAARGARVVFKGNRQHLQLDPQTHDLLLNEKLDREELCGPTEPCVLPFQVLLENPLQFFQASLLVRDINDHAPEFSAGKMLLKISEITTPGKIFPLKMAHDLDTGSNGLQSYTISSNPHFHVLTRNRSEGRKFPELVLNKPLDREEQPRLRLTLTALDGGSPPRSGTSEIQIQVLDINDNVPEFAQELYEAQVPENNPLGSLIITVSARDLDAGSFGEVSYALFQDDDVNQPFEINAITGEIRLRKALDFEEVQSYDVDVEATDGGGLTGKCSLVVRVLDVNDNAPELTMSFLISPIPENLPEIIVAVFSVSDADSGHNQQVICSIENNLPFLLRPSMENFYTIVTEGALDRETRAEYNIIIIVTDLGTPRLKTEHSITVRVSDVNDNAPAFTQTSYTLFVRENNSPALHIGTVSATDRDSGTNAQVTYSLLQPQDPHLPLASLVSINADNGHLFALRSLDYEALQAFEFRVGATDRGSPALSSEALVRVLVLDANDNSPFVLYPLQNGSAPCTELVPRVAEPGYLVTKVVAVDGDSGQNAWLSFQLLKATEPGLFGVWAHNGEVRTARLLSERDAAKHRLLVLVKDNGEPPRSATATLHVLLVDGFSQPYLPLPEAAPAQAQADSLTVYLVVALASVSSLFLFSVLLFVAVRLCRRSRAASVGGCSVTEGPFPGHLVDVSGTGTLSQSYQYEVCLTGGSATSEFKFLKPIIPNFSPQGTEREIEETPTFRNSFPFS; this is translated from the coding sequence ATGAAGCAAACTAAAGCACATAACAAGAAAAGGCAAGTGACGTTCTTCATTTTATTGGTGCTTTGGGGAGAGGTGGGTTCTGAAGCGATTCAGTATTCCGTATTGGAGGAGACAGAAAGTGGCACATTTGTGGCCAACTTGACAAAGGATCTGGGACTGAGGGTGGGGGAGCTGGCTGCACGAGGCGCCCGGGTTGTTTTCAAAGGGAACAGACAACATTTGCAGCTGGATCCACAGACCCATGATTTACTGCTAAATGAAAAATTGGACCGGGAGGAGCTGTGTGGCCCCACTGAGCCGTGTGTGCTACCTTTCCAAGTGTTACTGGAAAATCCCTTGCAGTTTTTTCAGGCTTCCTTGCTAGTCAGAGATATAAATGACCACGCCCCGGAATTCTCTGCCGGAAAAATGCTCctgaaaatatcagaaattaCTACGCCTGGAAagatatttcctttaaaaatggcACATGATTTAGACACTGGCAGCAACGGCCTTCAGAGCTACACAATCAGCTCCAACCCTCACTTCCATGTTCTCACCCGGAATCGCAGCGAAGGCAGGAAGTTCCCGGAGCTGGTGCTGAACAAACCGCTGGACCGCGAGGAGCAGCCCCGACTCAGGCTAACGCTCACCGCGCTGGATGGCGGGTCTCCGCCCAGGTCAGGGACCTCTGAGATTCAGATCCAGGTTTTGGACATCAATGACAACGTCCCCGAGTTTGCTCAGGAGCTCTATGAAGCGCAAGTCCCTGAGAACAACCCCCTGGGCTCTCTAATTATTACCGTCTCAGCCAGAGATTTAGATGCAGGATCGTTTGGGGAGGTATCTTACGCCCTGTTTCAAGACGATGATGTCAACCAACCATTCGAAATAAACGCAATCACAGGAGAAATTCGGCTGAGAAAGGCTTTGGATTTTGAGGAAGTTCAGTCATATGACGTGGATGTTGAGGCGACAGATGGCGGAGGCCTAACAGGAAAATGCTCTTTAGTCGTCAGGGTCCTGGACGTGAATGACAACGCCCCTGAATTGACCATGTCGTTCCTCATCAGCCCCATCCCAGAAAACTTGCCAGAGATCATAGTGGCAGTTTTCAGTGTTTCAGATGCAGACTCTGGACATAACCAACAGGTTATTTGTTCAATAGAAAACAATCTTCCCTTTCTACTAAGACCTTCCATGGAGAATTTCTACACCATAGTAACAGAAGGCGCGCTGGATAGAGAGACCAGAGCCGAGTACAACATCATTATCATCGTCACAGACTTGGGGACACCCAGGCTTAAAACCGAGCACAGCATAACCGTGCGGGTCTCCGACGTCAATGACAACGCCCCCGCCTTCACTCAAACCTCCTACACCCTCTTCGTCCGCGAGAACAACAGCCCGGCCCTGCACATCGGCACCGTCAGCGCCACAGACAGAGACTCAGGCACCAACGCCCAGGTCACCTACTCGCTGCTGCAGCCCCAGGACCCGCACCTGCCCCTCGCCTCCCTGGTCTCCATCAACGCGGACAACGGACACCTGTTCGCCCTCCGGTCGCTGGACTACGAGGCCCTGCAGGCGTTCGAGTTCCGCGTGGGCGCCACAGACCGCGGCTCCCCGGCGCTGAGCAGCGAGGCGCTGGTGCGCGTGCTGGTGCTGGACGCCAACGACAACTCGCCCTTCGTGCTGTACCCGCTGCAGAACGGCTCCGCGCCCTGCACCGAGCTGGTGCCCCGGGTGGCCGAGCCGGGCTACCTGGTGACCAAGGTGGTGGCGGTGGACGGCGACTCGGGCCAGAACGCCTGGCTGTCGTTCCAGCTGCTCAAGGCCACGGAGCCCGGGCTGTTCGGCGTGTGGGCGCACAATGGCGAGGTGCGCACCGCCAGGCTGCTGAGCGAGCGCGACGCGGCCAAGCACAGGCTGCTGGTGCTGGTCAAGGACAATGGCGAGCCTCCGCGCTCGGCCACCGCCACGCTGCACGTGCTCCTGGTGGACGGCTTCTCCCAGCCCTACCTGCCGCTCCCGGAGGCGGCCccggcccaggcccaggctgacTCGCTCACCGTCTACCTGGTGGTGGCGTTGGCCTCGGTGTCGTCGCTCTTCCTGTTCTCGGTGCTCCTGTTCGTGGCGGTGCGGCTGTGCAGGAGGAGCAGGGCGGCCTCTGTGGGTGGCTGCTCGGTGACCGAGGGTCCCTTTCCAGGGCATCTGGTGGACGTGAGCGGCACCGGGACCCTGTCCCAGAGCTACCAGTACGAGGTGTGTCTGACGGGAGGCTCCGCGACAAGTGAGTTCAAGTTCCTGAAGCCGATTATCCCCAACTTCTCTCCTCAGGGCACtgagagagaaatagaagaaacCCCCACCTTTCGGAATAGCTTCCCATTCAGTTAA
- the LOC100410526 gene encoding protocadherin beta-17, with protein sequence MMETRLPKAPEKRQVTAIFFLLLLWEAGSATINYSVLEERDSGSFVANLAKDLGLGVGELAERGARILSKGNKQYLQLERKSGNLLLKEKLDREELCGDTDPCILHFQVLLKNPVQFIQGELQLQDVNDHAPEFLENEILLKISEGSHPGTSFPLKIAQDLDVGSNTVQNYTISTNSYFHLFTRNHSDGKKYPELVLDQALDREEQPQLRLTLTALDGGSPPRTGTSQVLIVIVDINDNAPEFAQRLYEVQVPENTPIGSLVVTVSATDLDAGTHGELSYSFFQYSNQIIQAFEINSITGEIRLKKVLDFEEIQSYHVEVEASDGGGLSEKCTVVIEVMDINDNAPELTMSLLISDIPENSPETVVAVFGISDPDSGNNGKIMCSIQDHLPFLLKPTVENFYTLLTEGALDRERRAEYNITITVTDLGTPRLKTEHSITVRVSDVNDNAPAFTQTSYTLFVRENNSPALHIGTVSATDRDSGTNAQVTYSLLPPQDPHLALAYLVSINADNGHLFALRSLDYEALQAFEFRVGATDRGSPALSSEALVRVLVLDANDNSPFVLYPLQNGSAPCTELVPRAAEPGYLVTKVVAVDGDSGQNAWLSFQLLKATEPGLFGVWAHNGEVRTARLLSERDAAKHRLLVLVKDNGEPSRSATATLHVLLVDGFSQPYLPLPEAAPAQAQADSLTIYLVVALASVSSLFLFSVLLFVAVRLCRRSRAASVGGCSVTEGPFPGHLVDVSGTGTLSQNYQYEVYVAESSESQFKFLKPILPNFLGEGTGGRDSETNSNSRNRFGFN encoded by the coding sequence ATGATGGAGACGCGGCTCCCCAAAGCGCCAGAGAAAAGGCAAGTGactgccatttttttcttattactacTGTGGGAGGCGGGCAGCGCTACCATTAACTATTCAGTCCTAGAAGAGAGGGACAGCGGCTCTTTTGTGGCCAACCTAGCAAAAGATCTGGGGCTGGGTGTAGGGGAGCTGGCCGAGAGGGGCGCCCGGATTCTTTCCAAAGGAAACAAACAGTATTTGCAGCTCGAACGGAAGAGTGGGAATTTGCTCCTGAAAGAAAAATTGGACAGGGAGGAGTTGTGCGGTGACACAGATCCATGTATACTGCATTTCCAGGTGTTACTGAAAAATCCGGTACAGTTTATTCAAGGTGAACTACAGCTCCAAGATGTAAATGACCATGCCCCAGAATTCTTGGAAAATGAAATACTCCTGAAAATCTCTGAAGGCAGCCATCCAGggacttcatttcctttgaaaatagCTCAAGATTTGGACGTAGGTAGCAACACAGTTCAGAACTACACAATTAGCACCAACTCCTATTTCCACCTTTTCACTCGCAATCACAGCGACGGCAAGAAATACCCAGAGCTAGTGCTGGACCAAGCGCTGGACCGCGAGGAGCAGCCCCAGCTCAGGTTAACCCTCACAGCGCTGGATGGTGGGTCACCGCCCAGAACTGGGACTTCCCAGGTTCTCATAGTGATTGTAGATATCAATGACAACGCCCCTGAATTTGCTCAGCGGCTCTACGAGGTGCAGGTCCCAGAGAACACCCCTATAGGTTCCCTTGTCGTTACTGTCTCTGCTACAGATTTAGATGCTGGGACCCACGGGGAGCTCTCCTACTCATTTTTCCAATACTCAAATCAAATCATTCAGGCTTTTGAAATAAACTCAATCACAGGAGAAATTAGATTAAAAAAGGTGTTGGATTTTGAGGAAATTCAATCGTACCATGTGGAAGTTGAGGCCTCAGACGGCGGGGGTCTTTCAGAAAAATGCACCGTAGTCATAGAAGTGATGGATATAAACGACAACGCCCCGGAACTGACCATGTCCTTACTCATCAGTGATATTCCAGAAAACTCCCCAGAAACTGTGGTCGCTGTTTTCGGAATTTCGGATCCGGACTCCGGGAACAACGGAAAAATAATGTGTTCCATCCAAGAccatcttcctttccttctaAAACCTACCGTAGAAAATTTCTACACCTTGTTAACAGAAGGAGCACTAGACAGAGAGCGCAGGGCCGAGTAcaacatcaccatcactgtcacagACTTGGGGACACCCAGGCTGAAAACCGAGCACAGCATAACCGTGCGGGTCTCCGACGTCAATGACAACGCCCCCGCCTTCACTCAAACCTCCTACACCCTCTTCGTCCGCGAGAACAACAGCCCCGCCCTGCACATCGGCACCGTCAGCGCCACAGACAGAGACTCAGGCACCAACGCCCAGGTCACCTACTCGCTGCTGCCGCCCCAGGACCCGCACCTGGCCCTCGCCTACCTGGTCTCCATCAACGCGGACAACGGACACCTGTTCGCCCTCCGGTCGCTGGACTACGAGGCCCTGCAGGCGTTCGAGTTCCGCGTGGGCGCCACAGACCGCGGCTCCCCGGCGCTGAGCAGCGAGGCGCTGGTGCGCGTGCTGGTGCTGGACGCCAACGACAACTCGCCCTTCGTGCTGTACCCGCTGCAGAACGGCTCCGCGCCCTGCACCGAGCTGGTGCCCCGGGCGGCCGAGCCGGGCTACCTGGTGACCAAGGTGGTGGCGGTGGACGGCGACTCGGGCCAGAACGCCTGGCTGTCGTTCCAGCTGCTCAAGGCCACGGAGCCCGGGCTGTTCGGCGTGTGGGCGCACAATGGCGAGGTGCGCACCGCCAGGCTGCTGAGCGAGCGCGACGCGGCCAAGCACAGGCTGCTGGTGCTGGTCAAGGACAATGGCGAGCCTTCGCGCTCGGCCACCGCCACGCTGCACGTGCTCCTGGTGGACGGCTTCTCCCAGCCCTACCTGCCGCTCCCGGAGGCGGCcccggcccaggcccaggccgaCTCGCTCACCATCTACCTGGTGGTGGCGTTGGCCTCGGTGTCGTCGCTCTTCCTGTTCTCGGTGCTCCTGTTCGTGGCGGTGCGGCTGTGCAGGAGGAGCAGGGCGGCCTCTGTGGGTGGCTGCTCGGTGACCGAGGGTCCCTTTCCAGGGCATCTGGTGGACGTGAGCGGCACCGGGACCCTGTCCCAGAATTATCAGTATGAAGTTTACGTGGCAGAAAGCTCTGAGAGCCAGTTCAAGTTTCTTAAGCCGATACTTCCCAACTTCCTGGGTGAAGGGACTGGTGGTAGGGACAGCGAGACAAATTCCAACTCCAGGAATCGTTTTGGGTTCAATTAG